From the Desulfosarcina sp. BuS5 genome, one window contains:
- the thrC gene encoding threonine synthase produces MRVEDFPEDIRPFIIPGHKGKLIYRCLDCNRKFGIETLLYTCPECGQILLIYDEDFEHLKQIPGKTWRRIFDYRRMLNKPALKGIYRYHEFIGPVLPLETILYLGEGHTPVIEANSFLQDKVGVRFFFKNDGQNPSASFKDRGMASAFSYINFLIQGKHVENVLAVCASTGDTSAAAALYASFLQPLVKSAVLLPHKKVTPQQLSQPLGSGAAVFEIPGVFDDCMKVVESLSERYNVALLNSKNAWRILGQESYSYEIAQEFEYDMDQKTVILPVGNAGNISAVISGFLKFYDAGIIDKLPRIIGVQSKHADPVYRYYLEPDAKKRKFVPVRVKSSVAQAAMIGNPVSMPRVIHLVDLYNKISEKENLFFVEVSEQSIMDWELIANRNGHIACTQGGESLAGLVEASKRGLIGKDDVAILDSTAHAIKFSGFADTYFNGSFPAEFNIIPDLELINTPVLIKPGDLQKFPAPGKPLEGDDFNIFVKRVSDNIAEYLDLRQETACKKKG; encoded by the coding sequence ATGCGGGTAGAAGATTTTCCGGAAGATATCAGACCTTTTATAATACCCGGGCACAAGGGTAAGCTTATATATCGCTGCCTCGATTGTAATCGAAAATTCGGGATCGAGACACTTCTTTATACCTGCCCGGAATGCGGGCAGATCCTGCTGATTTATGATGAAGATTTTGAACATTTGAAACAGATCCCCGGGAAAACATGGCGGCGTATTTTCGATTATCGAAGGATGCTTAACAAACCGGCCTTAAAAGGTATTTACCGTTATCATGAATTTATCGGCCCGGTGTTGCCCCTGGAAACGATTCTCTATCTTGGCGAGGGACATACTCCTGTGATAGAGGCCAATTCTTTTTTGCAGGATAAAGTTGGAGTCAGGTTTTTTTTTAAAAACGACGGCCAGAATCCAAGCGCTTCATTTAAGGACCGGGGCATGGCCAGCGCTTTTAGCTATATAAATTTTTTAATTCAGGGAAAGCATGTTGAAAATGTGCTGGCAGTCTGTGCTTCCACCGGGGATACTTCCGCGGCGGCGGCTCTGTATGCCTCATTTTTGCAGCCCTTGGTAAAATCTGCGGTTCTTCTGCCCCATAAAAAAGTGACTCCCCAGCAGCTTTCACAGCCTTTGGGAAGCGGTGCGGCCGTATTTGAAATACCTGGTGTTTTTGACGACTGCATGAAGGTTGTGGAGAGCTTGTCGGAAAGATACAATGTGGCGCTTTTAAACTCTAAAAATGCGTGGAGAATTTTAGGCCAGGAGTCCTATTCGTACGAGATCGCGCAGGAATTTGAGTATGATATGGATCAAAAAACAGTAATATTGCCTGTGGGTAATGCCGGTAATATTTCTGCAGTTATCAGCGGATTCCTCAAATTTTATGATGCCGGCATTATCGATAAACTTCCAAGAATTATCGGAGTTCAGTCGAAACATGCAGATCCTGTGTATCGATATTATCTTGAACCTGATGCAAAAAAACGTAAATTCGTGCCTGTAAGAGTAAAATCGAGCGTTGCCCAGGCAGCTATGATCGGCAATCCTGTTTCCATGCCCCGGGTCATACATCTTGTTGATCTTTATAACAAAATTTCCGAAAAGGAGAATCTTTTTTTTGTGGAAGTCTCCGAGCAGTCTATTATGGACTGGGAGCTTATTGCAAACCGTAACGGCCATATAGCCTGCACCCAGGGAGGTGAATCACTGGCCGGTCTTGTTGAAGCATCCAAACGCGGATTAATCGGCAAAGATGATGTGGCCATACTCGATTCCACCGCTCATGCCATAAAATTTTCCGGTTTTGCGGATACCTATTTCAACGGCAGCTTTCCAGCTGAATTTAATATTATACCGGATCTCGAGCTTATCAATACTCCCGTACTTATCAAACCTGGAGATTTACAAAAATTTCCAGCCCCGGGAAAACCCCTGGAGGGAGATGATTTTAATATCTTTGTAAAACGCGTATCCGATAACATTGCTGAATATCTGGATCTCAGGCAGGAGACCGCATGCAAAAAAAAAGGCTAA
- a CDS encoding tetratricopeptide repeat protein, producing the protein MGEVYMAEGKYTLALKEFFRAEEIYHNDPFLHNDLGEVYMAKGRNDLAIAHFKEAVKLKHDYAPAMNNLGTAYMVKGDWDTAIDYFQKVTKDLLYVTPYNPLSNMGWAYYKKKEYKLAEKYYLDALELQPEFLKALLGLGQTYIMLNRLPDAVSTLETAVAVYERDVEKSKKDDKLSPRSAVLYFELARAYRRSQSYTKAVDAYNRIIELFPGSKQAKEAKKKAEEIY; encoded by the coding sequence TTGGGCGAAGTATACATGGCAGAGGGGAAATATACTTTAGCCTTAAAAGAATTTTTTCGGGCGGAAGAGATATATCATAACGACCCTTTCCTTCATAATGACTTGGGCGAGGTTTATATGGCAAAAGGGAGGAATGATCTTGCAATAGCCCATTTTAAGGAAGCTGTTAAATTAAAGCACGATTATGCCCCGGCTATGAACAACCTGGGCACGGCATATATGGTAAAAGGTGATTGGGATACGGCTATAGATTATTTTCAAAAAGTTACAAAAGATCTACTCTATGTCACTCCGTATAACCCGCTTTCGAATATGGGATGGGCTTATTACAAGAAAAAAGAATATAAACTTGCAGAAAAATACTATCTTGATGCTCTGGAACTTCAGCCGGAATTTTTAAAAGCCCTGTTGGGCCTTGGCCAAACGTATATTATGCTGAACAGACTGCCGGATGCAGTTTCAACGCTCGAAACGGCTGTTGCAGTTTATGAAAGGGATGTCGAAAAATCAAAAAAAGATGATAAACTTTCTCCTCGGTCCGCTGTGTTATATTTTGAGCTGGCCAGAGCATATCGGCGTTCCCAATCATACACAAAGGCTGTTGATGCATATAACAGGATTATTGAACTTTTCCCGGGCAGCAAGCAGGCAAAAGAGGCTAAAAAAAAGGCTGAAGAAATATATTGA
- a CDS encoding TIGR00153 family protein, with amino-acid sequence MRLPFISMFMTSPFEGIQEHAEKVKECTWAFQQALECHITDKCLTFEKFRQEVDQLESEADAIKRRIRGHLPKWSMLPVDKFQLFRYLREQDSVLDSVEDALDWISYRNDPGIPEELEKDFFLLVDTIITPIEELSKMVSEARKYFRNYSDKQRNVVKNIIATIRQQEHDADTVEDAVKSKVFNLIQDPVTVFHMVRLAETIGSIADHAENAGDMMRAMIAR; translated from the coding sequence ATGCGTTTACCATTTATATCCATGTTTATGACTTCGCCTTTTGAAGGAATTCAGGAACATGCTGAAAAGGTAAAGGAATGCACATGGGCTTTTCAGCAAGCCCTTGAATGCCACATTACGGATAAATGTCTGACTTTTGAAAAATTCAGGCAGGAGGTCGATCAACTCGAAAGTGAAGCAGATGCCATTAAACGAAGAATTCGTGGTCATCTGCCGAAATGGAGCATGCTGCCGGTGGATAAATTTCAGTTGTTTCGATATTTGAGAGAACAGGACAGCGTACTCGATTCGGTTGAAGATGCACTTGACTGGATCTCATACAGGAATGACCCTGGCATACCGGAAGAGCTTGAAAAGGATTTTTTCCTTTTGGTGGATACAATAATCACCCCTATTGAAGAATTAAGCAAAATGGTATCCGAAGCCAGGAAGTATTTCAGAAATTATTCAGATAAACAAAGAAATGTAGTAAAAAATATTATTGCAACAATACGTCAGCAGGAACATGATGCCGATACAGTCGAAGATGCTGTAAAAAGCAAGGTTTTTAATCTGATCCAGGATCCTGTTACAGTATTTCATATGGTCAGGCTGGCCGAAACAATAGGATCGATAGCCGATCACGCAGAAAATGCCGGAGATATGATGAGAGCTATGATAGCGAGGTAG
- the serS gene encoding serine--tRNA ligase, with translation MLDIKYVTQNLQKVQKALSTRGKTADLEDLNSFNEQRKKILLELENLRHRRNVVSQEIAAMKKKGEDAEGIVNEMRTVSSSVKNLANSLSEAEEKINIIVMSLPNLPHASVPLGEDPSDNPVRYIKGRLPDFDFKPLPHWTLGEQLGILDFNRAARITGARFPLYFGPGARMERALINFMLDLHTERHGYKEVLPPFIVNRGSMTNTGQLPKFEEDLFKLQGLDYYLIPTAEVPVTNIHQGEILEEENLPVFYAAYTPCFRSEAGSYGKDTKGLIRQHQFNKVELVKFTTPETSYDELENLLNNAETILKRLEIPYQVIELCTGDLGFSAAKTYDIEVWMPAQNVYREISSCSNFEAFQARRGNIRFRRKGKKGTELVHTLNGSGLAVGRTVAAVIENFQKADGSVAIPEALQPYMEGMKRIEPCG, from the coding sequence ATGCTGGACATAAAATATGTAACCCAAAATTTGCAGAAAGTTCAAAAAGCGCTTTCCACACGCGGGAAAACAGCCGATCTTGAAGACTTGAATTCTTTCAATGAGCAGCGAAAAAAAATTTTACTGGAACTTGAAAATCTCAGGCATCGCCGCAACGTGGTCTCGCAAGAGATTGCGGCAATGAAAAAAAAGGGGGAGGATGCAGAGGGCATTGTCAATGAAATGCGTACAGTTTCATCCAGTGTCAAAAATCTGGCGAACTCCTTATCCGAAGCAGAAGAAAAAATTAACATTATTGTCATGTCATTGCCCAACCTACCCCATGCGTCTGTGCCCCTGGGAGAGGATCCTTCCGACAATCCGGTTCGATATATTAAAGGAAGATTGCCTGATTTCGATTTTAAACCTCTGCCCCACTGGACCTTGGGTGAGCAACTGGGTATCCTTGATTTTAACAGAGCCGCCAGGATTACAGGAGCCCGCTTCCCGCTTTATTTCGGCCCTGGCGCAAGGATGGAAAGAGCCTTGATAAATTTTATGCTTGACCTGCATACTGAACGTCACGGCTATAAGGAGGTTCTCCCTCCCTTTATAGTGAACCGCGGCAGCATGACCAACACCGGGCAGCTTCCCAAGTTTGAGGAGGATCTTTTCAAACTTCAGGGATTGGATTATTATTTAATTCCCACAGCAGAAGTCCCGGTAACCAACATACATCAGGGTGAAATCCTTGAAGAAGAGAACCTTCCCGTTTTTTATGCCGCTTATACTCCCTGTTTCCGTTCAGAGGCGGGATCTTATGGTAAAGATACAAAAGGATTGATACGACAGCACCAGTTTAACAAGGTGGAACTTGTTAAATTTACTACACCTGAAACATCTTATGATGAACTGGAGAATCTGCTTAACAATGCGGAGACTATATTAAAACGACTTGAAATTCCCTATCAGGTTATAGAGCTTTGCACTGGTGATCTTGGTTTTTCAGCAGCAAAAACCTATGATATTGAAGTATGGATGCCCGCTCAGAATGTTTACAGAGAGATTTCTTCCTGCAGTAATTTTGAAGCATTTCAGGCAAGGCGGGGCAATATCAGATTCAGACGAAAGGGTAAAAAAGGGACCGAGCTTGTTCATACTTTAAACGGTTCCGGGCTGGCCGTGGGCCGGACAGTTGCGGCGGTAATTGAAAATTTTCAAAAAGCCGACGGCTCGGTGGCAATACCGGAAGCATTACAGCCCTATATGGAGGGGATGAAAAGGATAGAGCCATGCGGGTAG
- a CDS encoding indolepyruvate ferredoxin oxidoreductase subunit alpha yields MAFIPTVDADKCEGCEECVDVCPVDVFEMVDEKSSPVNADECLGCESCIEVCPADAITVEEV; encoded by the coding sequence ATGGCTTTTATTCCAACAGTAGATGCAGACAAATGCGAAGGTTGTGAAGAATGTGTTGACGTCTGTCCAGTAGATGTATTCGAGATGGTAGATGAAAAATCCTCACCGGTTAATGCTGACGAATGCCTGGGTTGTGAGAGTTGTATAGAGGTTTGTCCAGCAGATGCCATAACCGTTGAAGAGGTCTAA
- a CDS encoding LysM peptidoglycan-binding domain-containing protein: protein MNCKLKFQTFVSAMIMCALLFNFSLNLCAEERVGEIEYENGFYYTIQKGDTLWDLSQKFSDSPWQWPDLWRENKQLPNPHWIYPGERIRLYLKEDTGSIPENKIIKQKIHQIESTKKQVYYYYSKIDQAGFIKSDAAKPSGTILKVKDKKAMINEGDIIYIREEGGIPLPEGKKYYIYRTMKPVRAQNLTPYPGVQHYFTGIAEIVNKEAGFAVGKVIKSYRATNLYDLLMPYEPIKSEIAITESIKGLKGRIILSEEHKAMIGENDIAFIDKGTKDGIQPGQRYSIFYQEKEKISANSNQAVLLPPVQYGMLLVLRTEKDTSTILITYSEKSAHDGAGICYPLDEG from the coding sequence ATGAATTGCAAATTAAAATTTCAGACATTTGTCAGCGCAATGATTATGTGCGCTTTATTGTTTAATTTTTCTTTAAACCTTTGCGCTGAAGAAAGGGTTGGAGAAATTGAATATGAAAACGGCTTTTACTACACGATTCAAAAAGGGGACACTCTCTGGGATCTTTCCCAAAAATTTTCCGACTCTCCATGGCAATGGCCTGATTTGTGGCGGGAAAACAAACAGCTGCCTAATCCGCACTGGATTTATCCGGGCGAACGGATACGCTTATACCTTAAAGAGGACACAGGCAGCATACCCGAAAATAAAATCATCAAACAAAAAATACATCAAATAGAATCAACAAAAAAGCAGGTATATTATTATTACTCTAAAATCGATCAGGCGGGTTTTATAAAAAGTGATGCCGCCAAGCCGTCCGGCACCATTTTGAAAGTAAAAGATAAAAAGGCAATGATAAATGAAGGGGATATTATTTATATCAGAGAAGAGGGGGGGATTCCCCTCCCAGAAGGTAAAAAATATTATATTTACAGAACTATGAAACCGGTGCGGGCTCAAAACCTTACACCCTACCCGGGGGTGCAGCACTATTTTACAGGTATCGCGGAAATCGTAAACAAAGAGGCGGGATTTGCTGTCGGCAAGGTTATAAAGTCTTACCGGGCCACCAATCTTTATGATCTGCTTATGCCGTATGAACCTATTAAATCTGAAATTGCCATTACCGAAAGTATAAAAGGACTCAAGGGAAGAATTATTCTTTCAGAAGAGCATAAAGCTATGATAGGGGAGAATGATATTGCATTTATAGATAAGGGAACAAAGGACGGAATACAACCAGGCCAGCGGTACAGCATATTTTATCAGGAAAAAGAAAAAATCAGCGCCAATTCAAACCAAGCCGTGTTGCTGCCCCCTGTTCAATACGGAATGCTCCTTGTTCTGCGTACTGAAAAAGATACCTCAACTATTTTGATTACATATTCGGAAAAAAGCGCTCACGACGGCGCAGGGATATGCTATCCTTTGGATGAAGGATAG
- a CDS encoding 5-formyltetrahydrofolate cyclo-ligase, whose product MEAVKEKKRVIREKISITLSAFSDSELADKTKAVENRLFDFANFFESKIVLLYINNVNEVNTEQIIKKSLKLNKIVILPAIGTKNHEIKLLKIDNVETDLKIGSRGILEPDAEKCKLVPVECIDIAIVPGIALDEKGSRIGFGDGYYDRLIPKLPLTARKVGIAFEDQIIKQVPTESHDRHVDIIITEKRIIYKI is encoded by the coding sequence ATGGAGGCAGTGAAAGAAAAAAAACGTGTCATCCGCGAAAAAATTTCTATAACACTTTCCGCATTTTCTGATAGTGAGTTAGCTGATAAAACCAAAGCAGTAGAAAACAGGTTGTTTGATTTTGCCAATTTTTTTGAATCAAAAATTGTATTATTATATATAAATAACGTAAACGAAGTAAATACGGAACAGATAATTAAAAAGTCCTTAAAACTTAATAAAATCGTCATTCTTCCAGCAATTGGCACAAAAAATCATGAAATAAAATTGCTGAAAATTGATAATGTCGAAACAGATTTAAAAATCGGCTCACGAGGTATTTTAGAGCCTGATGCTGAAAAATGTAAACTTGTCCCCGTGGAATGTATAGATATTGCAATTGTCCCCGGAATTGCACTGGATGAAAAAGGCAGCAGAATAGGGTTCGGCGATGGATACTACGACCGGCTTATCCCAAAACTGCCTCTTACTGCCAGAAAGGTCGGCATTGCTTTTGAGGATCAAATTATAAAACAGGTGCCGACCGAATCACATGACCGGCATGTGGATATCATTATTACTGAAAAAAGAATCATATATAAAATTTAA
- a CDS encoding LysM peptidoglycan-binding domain-containing protein, whose protein sequence is MQKKRLRRLCFLTAGIISGCLLISFYAYGALLYKTYMVRQVSGIDILCDPYVVQKNDWILKVFKQKGEISHRDFPEFLSIFKSINPHINNLDIIRPGQHILIPLRKLLPGAMPGQASGIITIPFVTIMSVSELLARHTTGYKVKKGDCVSKLITQRFGVYGSQSYKDGLKLFKQVNPELSDINRIIAGQTIKIPKASVQNESWYASIFDNSKEFIAGYDKKPKSDISDTSNTIALSTFESKESNDELKSPLAEAASILEAKLINKGIYHFPRKNKKDIELNLSHFPVLEFNDGQRVIYTGEKGFSESQKEIIKSHWKNLKFAAVSGEATSEQVFDAVLEVIKKNNSKTVFSFSDKGVKVIIRAKWIIDKPAGPNQIPGQGMNHVCIFWIDSIDQKIPDSILQYLFQHNIIVKELFRGNKEIEHPPEDKLSEYGENIITLSVADHKSFVSDLLAALDYKYIPNVHITFPYAGVQVKTISNFISTNSGHPLLVDYGNFYGDSVDAIKKSGFDIVQIFKNDSIDAVSKKILKAVGIVYKKNPIFHAAQKPGQHNIDLIISGFLINTETDEKVLLAGHFLDNQIVQFLKDKKIKLIIWE, encoded by the coding sequence ATGCAAAAAAAAAGGCTAAGGAGACTCTGTTTTTTAACGGCCGGGATTATATCAGGATGTCTGCTAATCTCATTTTATGCTTACGGCGCATTACTTTATAAAACCTATATGGTGCGACAAGTCAGCGGCATAGATATTTTGTGCGATCCGTATGTTGTGCAGAAAAATGACTGGATTCTTAAAGTTTTCAAACAAAAAGGCGAGATATCACACAGGGATTTCCCTGAATTCTTAAGCATATTCAAGAGTATAAATCCTCACATAAACAACTTGGACATAATACGCCCCGGCCAGCATATACTCATACCCTTAAGGAAGTTGTTGCCTGGAGCAATGCCGGGGCAGGCTTCAGGAATTATTACCATTCCCTTTGTAACCATAATGAGCGTTTCCGAACTGCTTGCCAGGCATACTACCGGATATAAGGTGAAAAAGGGTGATTGCGTATCAAAACTTATTACTCAAAGATTCGGGGTATACGGCTCGCAATCGTATAAAGACGGCCTTAAACTTTTTAAGCAGGTTAATCCAGAACTATCTGATATTAATCGAATTATAGCCGGCCAAACAATTAAAATTCCGAAAGCATCCGTGCAGAATGAGTCATGGTATGCTTCCATTTTTGACAATTCAAAAGAGTTTATTGCTGGTTATGATAAAAAACCCAAATCAGATATTTCTGATACTTCTAATACTATTGCACTCAGTACTTTTGAATCTAAAGAAAGCAACGATGAACTAAAATCACCTTTGGCAGAGGCTGCGTCTATTCTTGAGGCCAAACTTATTAATAAAGGTATTTACCATTTTCCCAGAAAAAATAAAAAGGATATTGAACTTAATCTGTCACATTTCCCGGTGCTTGAATTTAATGACGGGCAAAGGGTCATCTATACCGGAGAGAAGGGGTTTTCAGAATCTCAAAAAGAGATTATTAAATCACATTGGAAAAACTTGAAGTTTGCAGCGGTTTCTGGAGAAGCCACTTCCGAGCAAGTATTCGATGCGGTATTGGAAGTAATTAAAAAAAACAATTCAAAAACCGTTTTCTCATTTTCAGATAAGGGAGTGAAAGTAATAATACGGGCTAAATGGATAATCGACAAACCGGCCGGACCAAATCAAATACCGGGCCAGGGAATGAATCATGTATGTATCTTCTGGATTGATAGTATTGATCAAAAAATTCCTGATTCAATCCTGCAGTATTTGTTTCAGCATAATATAATAGTTAAAGAGTTGTTTCGCGGCAATAAAGAGATTGAACATCCACCTGAAGACAAGTTGTCCGAGTATGGTGAAAATATTATCACCTTAAGTGTTGCAGATCATAAATCATTTGTGAGTGATTTACTTGCAGCTTTGGATTATAAATATATTCCGAATGTTCATATTACTTTTCCATATGCCGGTGTTCAAGTAAAAACCATATCGAATTTTATATCGACTAATAGTGGGCATCCTCTGCTTGTGGATTACGGAAATTTTTACGGAGATTCAGTTGATGCAATAAAAAAATCGGGTTTTGATATAGTGCAGATATTTAAAAATGATTCTATTGATGCTGTATCGAAAAAAATTTTGAAGGCTGTCGGCATTGTATATAAAAAAAATCCAATATTTCATGCCGCACAAAAACCGGGACAGCACAATATAGATTTAATCATATCCGGTTTTCTTATTAACACCGAAACTGATGAAAAAGTATTGCTTGCCGGCCATTTCCTTGACAATCAAATTGTTCAGTTTTTAAAAGACAAAAAAATCAAACTTATTATTTGGGAATAA
- a CDS encoding inorganic phosphate transporter produces the protein MAWNIGANDVANSMASAVGAKAITIRQAIFIAGILNIVGAAFLGSHVTNTIRKGIVSTEVLSDPHLALIGALSALLASALWVSFATWKSLPVSTTHSIVGAMIGFGIMAGGFSVINWGKLAAVILSWIISPVFSLVIAFIMFKIIVKFILSKKDAMAWAFKLAPFFIGLAFFVIILSFLFKTPLGKRFDIDTYSALLIAFILAVITGYAGLRLLRRFLGEKSNCVEEIFRRIQIGTSCYVALAQGANDVANAIGPLAVIYFLVKTGSVGATVPVPLFLLLFGGIGIALGIAMAGHRVMGTIGTKITTLTNTRGFSVDFAAATTVLIASKLGLPVSTTHAAVGGVFGVGIARGFEAVNFSIVLQIMLYWILTVPAAAITSMIIFKILQLIL, from the coding sequence ATGGCGTGGAATATTGGGGCCAATGACGTTGCAAATTCCATGGCATCCGCTGTCGGTGCCAAAGCGATAACGATCCGGCAGGCAATTTTTATTGCTGGGATTCTGAATATTGTCGGGGCCGCATTTCTTGGCTCACATGTTACTAATACCATCAGAAAAGGTATTGTTTCCACCGAAGTTTTATCTGACCCTCACCTTGCTCTGATAGGCGCCCTCTCCGCCCTTCTTGCCTCTGCCCTGTGGGTTAGTTTTGCCACCTGGAAATCGTTGCCGGTCTCAACAACCCACTCCATAGTCGGCGCAATGATTGGATTCGGAATAATGGCCGGCGGTTTTTCCGTGATCAACTGGGGCAAGCTCGCAGCTGTTATCTTGAGTTGGATTATTTCACCGGTATTCAGTCTTGTGATTGCGTTCATTATGTTTAAAATCATAGTTAAATTTATTCTTTCAAAAAAGGACGCTATGGCCTGGGCCTTCAAGCTGGCGCCTTTTTTTATCGGCCTTGCTTTTTTCGTGATTATTTTATCATTTCTTTTTAAAACGCCTCTTGGTAAAAGATTTGATATAGATACATACTCGGCACTGCTTATAGCATTTATTCTTGCCGTAATAACCGGATATGCAGGTTTAAGGCTTTTACGGCGCTTTCTCGGGGAAAAGTCTAATTGCGTTGAAGAAATTTTCAGGCGGATTCAGATAGGGACCTCCTGCTATGTAGCGCTTGCGCAGGGCGCCAATGATGTAGCCAATGCAATCGGTCCGCTGGCGGTGATCTACTTTCTCGTAAAAACAGGATCAGTCGGCGCAACGGTGCCTGTTCCGCTTTTTTTGCTTTTATTCGGCGGCATTGGCATTGCTTTGGGAATTGCTATGGCGGGCCACAGGGTTATGGGCACTATCGGCACCAAAATCACCACCTTGACCAATACACGCGGTTTTTCGGTCGATTTTGCCGCAGCAACGACAGTGCTGATAGCCTCAAAATTAGGCCTGCCTGTTTCCACTACTCATGCTGCTGTGGGCGGAGTCTTCGGCGTGGGAATTGCGCGGGGGTTTGAGGCAGTCAATTTCAGTATTGTGCTTCAGATAATGCTTTACTGGATATTAACAGTGCCGGCTGCCGCGATTACCAGTATGATAATTTTTAAAATTCTTCAACTTATATTATAA
- a CDS encoding zinc ribbon domain-containing protein produces MDEKNHCFTTKKCPECLTNLPLNAEKCPDCGKKIGEVDKTGFAKRPVNWLSYIISVLAWVALCLYIWWAFF; encoded by the coding sequence ATGGATGAAAAGAATCATTGTTTTACAACAAAAAAATGTCCGGAATGTTTAACCAACTTGCCACTTAACGCCGAAAAATGCCCTGACTGTGGAAAAAAAATTGGTGAGGTAGATAAGACCGGATTTGCAAAAAGGCCTGTCAACTGGCTATCTTATATTATCAGCGTGCTTGCATGGGTAGCGCTGTGCCTATATATTTGGTGGGCATTTTTTTAG
- a CDS encoding SoxR reducing system RseC family protein, giving the protein MATEEGIITKIDAATAWAKTTRSSSCASCSSRDSCNVMEEGGKEMIVEARNPAGAKVGDRVVLSFETSSLLKALFLLYVFPIICMIAGAVVGHKFAIIYNYNDSVMSAISGFLFFFLAIIVIRLTSDKLAEKDAYKPKIIRILSKSK; this is encoded by the coding sequence TTGGCTACTGAAGAAGGCATAATAACAAAAATTGATGCCGCCACTGCCTGGGCAAAAACAACAAGAAGCAGTTCATGCGCGTCCTGTTCCTCAAGGGATTCCTGTAATGTCATGGAGGAAGGCGGAAAAGAAATGATTGTTGAGGCCCGCAATCCGGCAGGCGCTAAAGTAGGAGATCGGGTTGTGCTCAGTTTTGAAACATCCTCATTATTAAAGGCCTTATTTTTGCTGTATGTTTTTCCGATTATCTGCATGATTGCAGGCGCCGTTGTGGGCCATAAATTTGCCATTATCTACAATTACAATGATTCGGTAATGTCTGCAATTTCAGGGTTTCTATTTTTTTTCCTCGCGATTATTGTAATAAGATTAACGTCTGACAAACTGGCCGAAAAGGATGCTTACAAACCAAAAATCATCAGAATTCTGTCCAAAAGTAAGTAA